TCAAGCTCTCAAACTCTGACAGCTTCCGAACTCGAAAAGAAACAAACCTATATAATTGAGACGGAAATATTGTTAGTTTATTTCTAAAGtgcatatatataatttttttaagcaTTTATGTAATTCTTTATTAACATAGAATTTTTTTGCAAAAGTCGAAATTCATAAATAatgttatttaatataaattttagattcttcattaaaaaaaataaaaaaaacctaAGTTATCCGTATCATTATAAATCCAATACTGCTAGCTGatataggtggattttacttgtttttcatgtcATATTTTGTCCTAGTGTGTTGCATTTATAgtttagattgcatgcattttgtcacattttagtttatattatgttttattattaatCATATGTCTCAGTGTGCAAATGCAGGAGATTCATGCAAAAATGACGAAAAAAAGAATTAGTTGCGAAggacttccgcccgggcgcaaaTTCACATATGCCCCGGCGCTTGAGAgctgaaaaaaaaagaaatttttgcgagaatcatccgcccgggcggaaacttatgtccgtcCGGGCGCGCACGTAATTTTGGAAAACAATTCTGGACGATTCCATTCCTTATTTTCTAAAGGTTGATGATATGGTAGGAAGGAGGAGTCACGAAATCAGATTATTATTCAGACTTCATTGGAGCCGGCGCAAGCTTTGGAGAGGAtttttgcgcttggattgaagaatcGAAGCTTTCCGGGCGTCGTTCTTCGCAATTTTCGTCaattctagtatttctaatttagTTTTTATCTCTTTAACATTGTTGTGTTTATTTCCACTACGAATTCCAGTagctaattttattatttgttgggatttaaggggatcctaccccgaactttgatctaattaatttatatttcgattgttgtGTTATTCTTGACTACACTACTGTTAtatcgtgttgttagagcgtagctaacttttacaatgttttatattgcgagtgagttcgagagaataacttgtgataggaacgagtaatataatccgtggatctacaatttacatagatatatgaaattggatacgcgccgatagtcatagtcctaagggtcgaaaactagtgGATTTCATAAATGGACATacaattcactcttgataaataattaaagacatttaattacttcattgagtagaattagtttggcatagctcgagagagtgtgttcaattgaataggaaatcctgtcggaagcatataatcaatatcaaacgaattaattaattaacgaggggtaggtgaaccgatattctcaacaaattcatttctctttGAAGTTTAAATTAGCTATTTTAGATATTCTATTTCATTATTCAATtcgttaatatttttatttgcatgtttatttgatcaCAATAGTAATAAAACAACCAATCAATTTTTTTTGCTAAAGATTTAAtagctgaaaataataattgtcaacCATATttttcagtggaacgatactcgtactcctGTACATTATACTATGacttgacgtcgtgcacttgcgattaatttttgagcatataaaaccatatttttattaaagatttcacAATGCAAGTTTTGCTTGATCAAGTTTTTGGtaccgttgccggggactgttaattcacaattttattattagttattttctttagcattgtttcattttattaaattaacacTCCACATTCTGTTACAGATATATCatccagtgcatgccaaagtcacttgacgtggagcttgaataGTTCGACcttgaaattgaaagaactttccgcaggagaagacagcagcagagactgaaagaactgatggagaggcacgAGAACGATCGTGAGGAGGAACATCGTCAAGATAGACAtattgagatgccacgccgcataccaatgctggagtatgcccaaccCTCTTTGGATGGAGCACGccccagcattgtgaggcctaATGTACGGACAAACCACTTCGAAATCAAACCAGCtataattcagatgattcagaacacagtccaatttggaggatctgcagtagatgacccaaacacgcacatcgcatattttctcgaaattttcgatacttttaaatttaatggagtttctgatgatgatgttagattgcgtttatttcctttctccttacgtgataaagctaaagcatggttgaattgtttgcctgtaggttcaatcaccacatgggaggacatggcgaaagcGTTTCTCAAATACTTTCCACCGtctaagaccatgaagctgcgggcaaaAATCACCAAATTTGCTCAATTCGACCAGGAgtctttatatgaggcatgggaacgcttaAAAGATCTACTGCGAAGATGCCCTCATCACGAActgccacttgggttagtcgttcaaacctttTATTATGGCTTGCTTAATCCTgatcgtactatgatagatgatGCTGCATGTGGAAACCTATTGAGGAAGACTGCTGAAGTGGGATATGAGCTGTTGGAGGAGATGactgctagcagctatcatcctcaatctgaaaggaACAACCAGTGGAGAAGTGCAGGAGTCCATCAGGTAACTGAcctttctgctattactgcacaacttgatgtttTGAACAAGAAACTAGATGGCTTGAACATGAGTGGCACagctatgcgtcttcaagagatattctgtgaaaagtgtggaggcGAACATTTTGTGaaggactgtcaagatggaaatccTTTTTGTGTGCCAGAAAGGGCACCAGTGAATCAAGTGGGATTCCAAAACCGTCCAAGGAATGATCCGTActccaacacatataatcctggatggaggcaacatcacaacttctcatggggtggtCAAAACAGCCAGAATCGACAACAAGGAGGACAACCATATgagaaacaaccgatgtacagatctgaTCCTCCTAGAAAAGAGAAGTCCAATTTGGAGCAGATGATGTCTAAGTTCATCTCATCTACCGAAACTAGACTCCAAAATCAAGATGTTTCGATAAAGGGGCTAGAAAATCAGATTGGACAGTTAGCAAAGATGATAGCCAGTAGAGAGcggggcaccttgccaagtaacaccgagaccaatccaaaagagcaagtgaaggccattgagttgaagagtggaaaAATTTTAGAGtcgagagaaaaagaaaaaaatcaagCACAGGATGAATAGACTGAGTCATCAAAAGGTAAGTCTTCCCACTCAAcaccagcacccactgcacaatcaaaaattgttattcctccaccttttcctgcagcactgaaaaaagtaaaactagatgcgcaattcgataagtttcttgaggtaatcaaaaaattgaatatcaatattccttttgccgatgctttgatgcaaatgcctagttatgctaaattttttaaAGACATATTAGCTAACAggaggaagttggaggatcacatgacggtgAACTTAACGGAAAATTGatctgctttggtgcaaaacaaaatcccaccgaaactaaaagatccaatgagtttttctattccttgcatgattggtgatgttttTCACAAGgctttatgtgatcttggtgcaagtattaatcttatgccctTATCTATATTTAGGAAGCTCGGATTAGGAGAACCTAAACCAAcaaggatgtccttgcaactagcAGACAGATCTGTCAAATACCCGCGAGGTGTCATAGAGGACGTCTTGGTAAAGGTGGACAAATTCAtatttcctgcagattttgtggtaCTTGATATGGAGGAGGATGTGGAGATGCCCTTGATTTTGGGGagaccgttccttgcaactggcaagaCCCTGATTGATGTTttagaagggaagttgagattgagagtgggtgaggaagagattacttttgatgtttttaatgcacttaagcacacactgcattctaatagttgttatagaattgatgcttttgatgcTCTTGTGTCTAACTATGTGCAGAATGAtcttagggaccctttggaagccactctcactactgaacTGAGCGAAGATGACTTGGACGAAGAGAAAGCCGAAATAGTGGCATACTTCAATGCCAACCAGCCATGGAAGAGGCCAATAAGGATGAGATTAGAGGATTTGGGAGATCGAAGAGACTTGATCCTCCAGAAGTCAAGCCTGGAGGAGCCACCGACACTCGAGCTAAAACATTGCCTCCACACCTAAAGTACGTATACAaaggtgagaataacactttacctgtcattatttatgctgctttgacagatgtgatggaggacaaactgTTGGAAGTTTTGAAAGCACACAAGAGTGAttttgcgtggaaggtggcggatatcaaaggaatcaatccatcagtctgcatgcacaaaatcttgatggaagatAAGTACTCAactcttgtgcaacctcagagAAGATTAAACCCAAAGATGAAAGAGGTAGTAGAAGCAGAAACTATCAAACTCcttgatgcaggtattatctatcctatatctgatagtgcatgggtaagtcctaTTCAGTGTATGCCGAAAAAATGTGGGATGACTGTGATcacaaatgaaaaaaatgaattaatacccactaggacaattacgggatggcgtgtgtgcattgattataggaaattaaatgatgctacccgtaaagatcactttccacTGCCCTTCATTGATCAAATtcttgagaggttagcgggtcatgagttctATTGTTTTTTAGATGGGTATTCAGGGTATAACCAAATTATGATTGCGccggaggaccaagagaaaaccactttcacttgtccttattgCACTTTGCTTTGAGACGGATGCCCTTTGGTTTGTGCAATGCCCGTGCTACATTTCAGCGCtgcatgactgctatattccatgatatgatggaaacatttcttgaaatttttatggatgacttctcaaTTTTTGGCTCTTCTTTAGATGACTGTTTGCAAAACTTGAAGGAGGTATTCATGAGATGTGAGGAGAAGAATTTGgtactgaattgggagaagtgtcattttatggtacAAGAAGGCATAGTATTGGCGCACAAGATATCAGGGCATAgaatagaggtggataaggcaaaggttgaagttatcaagaacttaccacctccggcatccataaagggagttagaagttttctaggccacgccggtttttatcagcggtttatcaaagattttctaaaattgccaaacctctatcttccttacttatgaaagatgtgcccTTTGACTTTATTTCTCATTGTTTACAGACATACGAGGAtttgaaggagcgcttggtgacggctcctgtcttggtggcaccagaTTTGGATCTACCATTCGAGGTCATGTGCGATGCAAGTGATACTGCGGTGGGAGCTGTGCTTGGCCAGCggcaaaacaaggtatttcacacaatttactatgcaagtaagacattagatgaggctcaattgaattatgcgacaactgaaaaagaattacttgcagtagtatttgtGGTTGACAAATTTCACTCATATCTTGTTTTGTTCAAAGTCATTGTTTACACCGACCACTCTGCACTTAAGTATttacttgctaagaaagatgcaaagccacgcctacttcggtggattttattattttcaagattttgatttagaaataaaagataagaagggtgtAGAGAATGTGGTagctgatcatctgtctagaTTGGAACTAATTAGTAATGACTGTGTAGATCATGCTATAaatgattggtttcctgatGAGCAACTATTTGAGGTGAAACATTGCCCGTGGTGTGAAAATTTTGCTAACTTTCTTGTTACAGGCTCACCCCGCCcccgcccccccccccccccccccccaaaatttaacatttcaccaaagaaagaaatttttttcggacgtgaaatattatttttgggaggaaccctTCTTGTTCAAAATTTGTGCAGATACCATGATAAGAAGGTGTGTTGCAGAGGATGAGTTTGGCCAAATTCTCAATCACtgtcatgaccgtgaggtaggtggtcattttggaCCAACAAAGACGACgtctaaggtacttgaatgtggctttcaTTGGCCAACCCTTTTTAAAAATgttcgttcttatgtgctagcatgtgatagatgccaacggacaggtaacatctctaaccgtcatgaaattccattgaataatatcattgagtgtgaggtttttgatgtatgGAGGATAGAATTAATGAGACTGTTCCCCAGTTTGTTCACGAAAAAGTATATTTTGGTGGCGGTTGACTATGTTTCTAAGTGGGTAGAGTCAGAAGCAtttgccactaatgatgctcaagtggtccagaaatttttaaggaaaaatatttttaacaggtttgggacaccacgagcaatcattagtgattgtggcacccatttttgcaacatactatttgaaaaacttttgagcaaatatggtgttACACATAAAATATCTACTCCCTATCAccccagacgagtggtcaagtaGAAGTGTCTAACCGGGATATCAAGCGGATTCTGGAAAAAGTGGTAGGTGTTAGTAGGAAAGATTGGTCAGTGAGGTTAGACGATGCTCTTTGagcatataggactgcttttaaaacatctataggcactacaccatagaGGTtactgtttggtaaagcatgtcatctacctgtaGAGTTATAGCATCGtgcatattgggcaacaaaaacattaaactttaactttactgatgcaggtgaacgacgactccttcaactggttcagttggaggAGTTCCGGAATCTGGCATATGATCTTGCACTATCATACAAAGAAAATACAAAGAAAGCTCATGATAGATAGATCATCGAaagagaattcaaagaaggTGACAATGTCCTGCtttacaactcccggttgcgactgtttcccagaaaattgaagtcgcgatggtctggtccattcgtgGTTTCTAAAGTATAcccatcgggagctgtagaattgCACGACGGaaaggatgggacatttacggtcaatgcccagcgactgaagcactaaatgggtggcacagttgagccacaacttggaatcacccggttccaagacaatcCGAACTAAAACTGACCGACAGTccagctctcgactataaattgagaactacctctCTCCCCTTTAACTTGCATTTAATTCGAGTTTATGTTCTTTTTgtttacatttaaaaaaaaaagataaaaatgcgAAGAGCGGATGTTTATGGCCGCCCGGGCACgttctttttcaaaaaaaaattcaaaaagtcGTGatttttccgcccgggcggatgtttatGTCCGCTCGGGCGGATCGCGCAGATTTAAAAATCTGCACTTCTGTTCTTCTCCCCATTAGAACCCTACTCCTCCCCCTTCTCAATTTCCGCCGGCTCCTCCCCAAATCTTCTCTCCATCTCACTCAATTCACCTCTTTTGTGCAAATTTCAGGTACAAGCTTGTCTCTCCACCTTTCCCAAGCGTCAAGAAGAGATTGTTCCGGTCAAGAACCGAAATTCTCCGGCCCTCTTTTAAACTTCCGGTCACCCCTGAAATCGCCGGCCGCTGCTATCCTTTTTCCGGCCGCCGCTGCATTCTTCCGGCGAGGCATTCTCCGGCGACACGCCCCCTACTCCGGGCTGCTTGTGCTTCCAAAATAATCGACAACGATGGCACCTAAAAAAGCTTGGGTAAGTCACGGTGCTTCTTCTTCGTCATCTCATACTTCCCAATTATTTGTGAATACTGCGGCTAGGGAATGATATGAGCATTCGAAAATACATCGCGCTCCGATTCAGAAGCGAGGTTTCCAGCTTGAGCAGAATACTCTTATTATTAGACAAACTGCGAGTAGAGGATGAGGTAAATTTTGTTCGCAACCGCAAGCCGCAGTGGCACCAGTGGTGCGAGAATTTTACGCCAATGCGGCTGAGCGGAGCGACATCAAGGCTGTTGTGAGAGGAAAATTAGTGGATTTTTGTTCAACAGAAATTAATAGGGTGCTTGAGACACCGACGGTGGACGATTTGTTGTATGCGGCATGGGCGGCAAAACCCGATTTAGAGTTGATGATGCGCCACATCTGCTATTCGGGGTCTCCGTGGAAGACACCTGGATCGCACACCTGTTTCGCTGAAAAATATCTGCTAGTCCCGGCTGCGATGTGGTATGCTTTTCTGACCACATGATTGATGCCAGTCGGGCACACGAGTGACGTCCAGAGGGAAAGGGCAGTGTTGATATATGCACTGATCACACATATGCCGCTCAACGCgggaaaaataataaattcacaGATCCAGCTGAGCATCCATAATCCAAATGTGGCGTTATTCTTTCCTCATGTTATCACCGAACTATGTGCGAGCGCTGGGGTGGTTTTTAAAGACGACGATGAGTGGCTGCCACCGACCAAGGCCCTCAATGACGCCAGCTGGCTAAAAATGAAAAACTCATGAATgtgaatctgaaatgaaaagtTCTAATATAGTCCTTTCATTGCTGTAATCCTATTAAAAAAAACAGAGcagaaaaaaatagaaaaatagtTGCCGATGGATACCGAGTGCAGAGGAATAAAGGAGAGTTAGATTTACAATAACAGGCTGATTTAAATCTCTGACAATGGTTGAAAATGGATCTCTCTGTCATTTGTTACGCTAGGACTAacaacacacacacgttcaggTTTTATTTGAAACAATGTCTAGACGAAGAGAAGTGTGAAGAATTGTGCGTTTACATTGATCGACAAGGGATTATGTGAGTTTCACTGAGGCTAGTTGATGACTATGAATTCACTGTCGAGCTACTTTGTGTCATGTTCTATTTTTTTCTTGTCACCtgttttgctcgagggcgagcaaaaggttagtatcgGGGGGTTGatataggtggattttacttgtttttcatgtcATGTTTTGTCCCAGTGTGTTGCATTTATAgtttagattgcatgcattttgtcacattttagtttatattatgttttattattaatCATGTGTCTCGGTGTAAAAATGCAGGAGATTCAtgtaaaaatgaagaaaaaaagaATTAGTTGCGAAGGACTTCCGCCCGGACGCAAATtcacatccgcccgggcgcttGAGAGCTGAAAAAAAAAGGTAATTTTTGCAAGAATCGTCCGcgcgggcggaaacttatgtccgcccgggcgcgccaaagaagaaagaaaaaagaagaataTGGGAAGACCATCTGCCCGGGcagaaacttatgtccgcccgggcgcgctcgtaattttgaaaaaaattctgGACGATTCCATTCCTTATTTTCTAAAGGTGGACGATATGGTAGGAAGGATGAGGCACGAAATCAGATTATTATTCAGACTTTATTGGAGCCGCCGCAAGCTTTGGAGAGGATTTTtgtgcttggattgaagattcgaagctttccgggcgtcgttcttcgcaattttcgtcaattctagtatttctaatttagTTTTTATCTCTTTAGCATTGTTGTGTTTATTTCcactatgaattctagtagctaattttattatttgttagGATTTAaagggatcctaccccgaactttgatctaattaatttatatttcgattgttgtGTTATTCTTGATTACACTACTGTTAtatcgtgttgttagagcgtagctaactttaacaacgtttttatattgtgagtgagttcgagagaataacttgtgataagaacgagtagtataatctgtggatctacaatttacatagacatatgaaattggatacgcgccgatagtcatagtcctaagggtcgaaaactaggggatttcataaatcgacatgcaattcactcttgataaataattaaagacatttaattacttcattgagtagaattagtttggcatagctcgagagtgtgttcaatttaataggaaatcctgtccgaagcatataatcaatatcgaattaattaattaattaacgaggggtaggtgaactgatattcccaacaaattcatttcttttTGAAGTTTAAATCAACTATTTTAGATATTCTATTTCATTATTCAATtcgttaatatttttatttgcatATTCTTTGATCACAATAGTAATAAAACAACcaatcaattttcgttgctaaagatttaataactgaaaataataattgtcaaaCACAGtattcagtggaacgatactcgtactcctGTAcgttatactattacttgacatcgtgcacttgcgattaatttttgagcatataaaaccatatttttattaaggatttcgcagtgcaagttttgctcgatcactagCCAAGATAGAGCACCGGGTATGAAGAGAACTATAAGATAAAAATACACATAGTTGTCCTACCACTAGTACTTGTGATCTTGTTTCAAGAACAATGCGATGGAACTTGTTCCGTCCCTTGAAACTTGCTATCCGCATTCAAGCACGTCGCGGTTGCACCTTGTCCACTGCCACTCCAAGTGAGTTCAAGTCCACTAAACTCTATATCCTGGCACGGTTGATCCTTGCTGCATCGAATATTAACTGCTTCTTTAGAAGCGGACACCCCTCGTATGCCCATGAACTTCACTCGTTTGATCGCCACCTCCGACTCCCCGTGATAAACACAATGTGATGTGGGGCAATAATATTGATCTATAATGATGGGATTCTTTGAATAGTTGATCTGAATGTCCGAAACTGTGACATCCGAAACCGAGTTATGCGAAGAAGAAGGTGCCCATGTCTTGATTCTTACGCCATTGTCAGTGTTGCTGAGAGTGCAGTTTCTCACCGTGATTTGGTTGACATCATTTTCATCATTGTATTTGCCTAAGCTTCCGATGCTTATCCCATGGCCGGGCCCGCACAACACACGAGTGATGTTGATATTCGTGCTTCCGGGCCCCATAGATATGCAGTCGTCTCCGGTGGCGATTACAGCGTCGATGATAGTTATGTTATCGGCATTGCTGATGTGAATTCCATCGGTGTTGGGGCTGTCTCGGGGAGCCGATATGCCCACGTTATTCACGAGTATGTTATCTGACCCATGGAAGTGGATATGAAACATTTTGCTATCGACAGAATATATGTCTTGAATTAGGCCATTCTTCACAGATTGAAACTTTATCGACTGCATGTTCGACGTCAATTAGaacatttcaatatatataataataaaatacgaTTTTCACCAATCGAGTTTATGTATAAAATTCAGGGTATAGTTATAACTTACACTAGGACGAAATGTGCGACCCGAAATATATTTTATCTGCCAAGATGAAAGCCCTTGACCATAAAAAGTACCATTCCCAAGCAATTTGAAGCCATTAATGTTAGAAAAGGAGATCCAAGAATCTGCTTCAAGTGAGGGTTCAGTAAAAGCCTTTAGGGTTGAACCCTCCATATTGAATATGGTTTGGCCTTTGCATGGCCCTTCAAATGTGGTACTGCCTTTCAATAAGTAGGTTCCTAATGGAACTACAACTATGCCTCCTCCTTCACTTTCACAAGCTTTCTTCCATGCAGCCACAAATGCCTACATCGTGGAAATCATGAGCTCATTACTTGAGTTTATTCCTGTCCCCAGTCGAGCTCGAATTTTTGGTAAAAACTCGCAAGAAATCGTGTTTTTGtgtatctatataaatatatataatgtctTTTATTAAGTTGTCTTATCAGGTTTACAGTATAGATTTTTGAATTTTGACAAAAGCAACTCATTTTAGACACGATTAATTAGggataatttgaaatataaccTTCATATgctttttttttagatttttgaCCTTCTAACCATTTTAATTTGTAAATTAACcttcatttaaaatttttatatgaaTTTTGTCAAAATTACCCTTACATGCTcaaacataattattttaacATAATTACTCATTTACTCTAATCTAAAATATTGATTTTCCCTCCTCTACATATCTTTTTTTAGGCAGCTCCCTCCTATTCTCTATCATTATCTCTATTTCCCATATTCTagattattttctttttttatgcTTTCTTctatatatttttcataacgaaaaagaaaacattctgatatcatttgCTTATCCCGGGTAACGATTATATGTAGAATTGCTtttacatttatttatttttttaaagaataagACAAGTAGTGATGTTATAGTGATGAAGGTT
This region of Primulina eburnea isolate SZY01 chromosome 14, ASM2296580v1, whole genome shotgun sequence genomic DNA includes:
- the LOC140811253 gene encoding exopolygalacturonase-like — translated: MDSTGLIIFLIYSCFCGWRANIVHGQSNSFKVTDFGGVADGQTDSSKAFVAAWKKACESEGGGIVVVPLGTYLLKGSTTFEGPCKGQTIFNMEGSTLKAFTEPSLEADSWISFSNINGFKLLGNGTFYGQGLSSWQIKYISGRTFRPSSIKFQSVKNGLIQDIYSVDSKMFHIHFHGSDNILVNNVGISAPRDSPNTDGIHISNADNITIIDAVIATGDDCISMGPGSTNINITRVLCGPGHGISIGSLGKYNDENDVNQITVRNCTLSNTDNGVRIKTWAPSSSHNSVSDVTVSDIQINYSKNPIIIDQYYCPTSHCVYHGESEVAIKRVKFMGIRGVSASKEAVNIRCSKDQPCQDIEFSGLELTWSGSGQGATATCLNADSKFQGTEQVPSHCS